A section of the Humulus lupulus chromosome 2, drHumLupu1.1, whole genome shotgun sequence genome encodes:
- the LOC133814495 gene encoding uncharacterized protein LOC133814495: MAHGPTVTVSQSEMLLANYSKDEVRKVIFAITGNKAPGPDGYGSYFYQEKWTIIGDEVAEAICSFLKTGQLLKEINSIVITLVPKTKCPNTLVMTCIRTPRFSLMINGSLHGYFEAKRGLRQGDPMSPLIFVLGMEYLTRIMQKVGQKSDFAYHNRCKELKLNHLMFADDVLLFCNGDYKSICYLLQGLKLFSQTSGLQPNASKSAIFSSGMSSNEVQRILEVSGLGRVRYRSIT; the protein is encoded by the exons ATGGCTCACGGTCCTACAGTTACAGTGTCCCAATCAGAAATGCTTTTGGCAAACTACTCAAAAGATGAGGTAAGGAAAGTGATATTTGCAATCACTGGAAATAAAGCACCAGGACCGGATGGCTATGGGAGTTATTTTTACCAAGAAAAGTGGACTATAATTGGAGATGAAGTTGCTGAAGCTATTTGCTCCTTCTTAAAGACTGGGCAGCTGCTTAAAGAGATCAATTCCATAGTGATTACACTTGTTCCTAAAACCAAATGCCCGAATACA CTGGTCATGACATGTATAAGAACACCTCGTTTTTCACTTATGATTAATGGGTCGCTGCATGGATATTTTGAGGCTAAACGAGGGCTGCGACAAGGGGATCCGATGTCACCTCTTATTTTTGTGTTGggaatggaatacctcacaagaATAATGCAAAAAGTGGGACAGAAATCTGACTTTGCTTATCATAACAGATGCAAGGAGCTGAAGTTAAATCATCTAATGTTTGCTGATGATGTACTTCTGTTCTGTAATGGAGATTATAAGAGTATATGTTATCTACTACAGGGCCTCAAATTATTTTCGCAAACATCAGGTCTACAGCCTAATGCTTCGAAATCTGCAATATTTAGCAGTGGGATGAGCTCAAATGAGGTGCAGCGCATATTGGAAGTATCAGGTTTAGGAAGAGTGAGGTACCGTTCAATTACTTAG